Proteins from a genomic interval of Salvelinus sp. IW2-2015 linkage group LG14, ASM291031v2, whole genome shotgun sequence:
- the lrrc31 gene encoding leucine-rich repeat-containing protein 31 has product MESSDVQRGRGRSPFDLIMNQIRRKRTTSDRKSTSGRFLSRQAESGGLPEDRETEEERGGAGVVPGPADLAESVCDMGWGRVCVFVKRLGKRADSRTLSLAHCDLTATDVLELATLLPSLSLLEEMDLSWNELIGGCLRSLTSHLQNVGGLRTLRLSCCRLTADDITALGEALKCVPVLEVLDLSWNAGIGGSTLQGIVGKLHPTLRELYLVACQLTETDATILGGIVSVLPRLCVLDASCNPLLAHTQTEAEDGSMSETEPGKGGVWGLGGLVPSLSHTPSLTTLRLHDCGLTIQSLGLLGGSFHCLRSLCQLDLSCNKGVAGGLSLLSPHLALLSHLGGLDLHLCCLTHTDLQALIQVLPSLTELTELDLSSNKEVGGVVSDLVSALLLSQIKLLPLNGCSLNQESLSALALALPYLRCIDVSWSKMVGGRLALLLEALQPSVTQELRLSSCDLTTDDLLHLAVVCKRGVLSSLRVLDLSYNGGVGEEGWCGLLGEGGLGSLEELDLSLRPLTSKPSLLTSNPSPLTWLPTLLSAFPHLPALTRLSLQRWTLTAQEREQVNHALRKRKVLLELDPVLFASSANQEGLEEERYEE; this is encoded by the exons ATGGAATCATCAG ACGTCCAGCGGGGGCGGGGACGATCGCCGTTTGACCTCATCATGAACCAGATCCGCAGGAAACGCACGACCTCAGACAGGAAGTCAACGTCCGGCCGCTTCCTGTCCCGCCAAGCGGAGAGTGGAGGGCTTCCtgaggacagagagacggaggaggagaggggcggAGCAG GTGTTGTTCCTGGCCCAGCTGACCtagcagagagtgtgtgtgacatGGGCtggggtcgtgtgtgtgtgtttgtcaagaGGCTGGGGAAGAGAGCAGACAGCAGGACTCTGAGTCTGGCTCACTGTGACCTCACTGCTACTGATGTACTGGAACTGG ctaccTTGCTCCCCTCGCTGTCTTTATTGGAGGAGATGGACCTGTCATGGAACGAGCTGATTGGAGGATGTTTGAGATCATTGACCTCTCACCTCCAGAACGTGGGTGGGCTCAGAACGCTCAGGCTCTCCTGCTGTAGGCTGACTGCTGATGACATCACTGCTCTGG gtgaGGCATTGAAGTGTGTTCCGGTGTTGGAGGTTCTGGACCTGTCCTGGAATGCTGGTATTGGTGGCTCAACTTTGCAGGGCATTGTGGGTAAACTCCACCCAACCCTTAGAGAGCTCTACTTGGTGGCCTGCCAGCTCACTGAAACTGACGCTACTATACTGG GTGGTATAGTGAGTGTTCTCCCCAGACTGTGTGTGTTGGATGCGTCTTGCAACCCTCTCCTggcccacacacagacagaagcagaGGACG GCAGCatgtcagagacagagccagGGAAAGGCGGCGTGTGGGGTTTGGGGGGGTTAGTCCCTTCCCTGAGCCACACCCCCTCCCTTACAACCCTACGCCTACACGACTGTGGCCTGACCATACAATCCCTCGGCCTGTTGG gGGGTTCGTTCCACTGCCTCCGCTCCCTGTGTCAGTTGGACCTGTCCTGTAATAAGGGTGTGGCCGGGGGgctgtccctcctctcccctcacctggCTCTCCTCTCACATCTGGGCGGCCTGGACCTGCACCTCtgctgcctcacacacacagacctacaggccctca TCCAGGTGCTGCCCTCGCTCACTGAGCTGACGGAATTGGACCTGTCATCCAATAAGGAGGTTGGGGGTGTGGTCAGTGATCTAGTCTCCGCCCTCCTGCTGTCACAGATTAAACTCCTCCCACTCAACGGCTGCAGTCTGAACCAGGAATCACTCAGCGCACTCG ctCTAGCTTTGCCGTACCTGCGGTGTATAGATGTGTCCTGGAGTAAGATGGTGGGCGGGCGTCTGGCACTGCTATTGGAAGCTCTGCAGCCGTCAGTCACCCAGGAGCTCCGCCTTAGCAGCTGTGACCTCACTACTGACGACCTGCTTCATCTGg CTGTTGTATGTAAGCGTGGCGTTCTGTCCTCTCTGCGTGTGTTGGACCTGTCCTATAAcggaggggtgggggaggaggggtggtgtGGGTTGCTAGGAGAGGGGGGGCTGGGCTCACTGGAGGAGCTGGACCTTAGTCTGCGACCCCTGACCTCTAAGCCCTCactcctgacctctaacccctcacCCCTGACCTGGCTGCCAACCCTGCTCTCTGCTTTTCCTCATCTACCTGCGCTGACACGTCTCTCTCTTCAGCGATGGACTCTCACagcccag gAGCGGGAGCAGGTAAACCACGCCCTCAGGAAGAGGAAAGTACTATTAGAGTTGGACCCCGTCCTGTTTGCTTCGTCCGCCAATCAGGAGGGGCTAGAGGAGGAACGCTATGAAGAGTAG